In Tenebrio molitor chromosome 8, icTenMoli1.1, whole genome shotgun sequence, a genomic segment contains:
- the LOC138136970 gene encoding F-box/LRR-repeat protein 6-like isoform X2 — protein sequence MSGANCFNDMPTEIFAASNENDESRGDLMEANGDVYDHLPNNNVCPMKNYSEASFGGDVMSLQSQDLGRDVQQDQFMDGVPSAEPQASRDQSSDSKSDDTASNPIVDYQNGNIKKLNNKVSKGSKKKIGTGVGRGRPRKALVAMYHSQISGDKNTIKIRIKKSNFTAQVQLTPNKKKSGRRKKPKVTSDTDVSDYEYNNAKKSRASSDNDVTSTQENEPQEQSGWGQYMPEPVLYKIFQILCTQDGCLPNLVRLCRVCKLWRNVALTPSLWNKVDLNYVKEPFRTDLQLHWLIYNRLSCCQDLNLGEWKVRDIQIAMEALCQHCPNLQGLNLSGWKGLNADNLKYLTTECKKLERLDLSSINSTSAINSQPLVAMGQTMNSRLTHLVLAHNKMAGFTQIMASIATNCPNLQLLDISNIRTFAHNSALLHVEKVQIGCPKLRVLRITNSQIWLAPASLTDQVASPGFPLLEELSLAGLEEDQTTTSRSVDDDGIERILKNSTKLRLLDVRGCIRLTDSGLVKVPAWDLEHLFLSACYITRTQNSGLELILQKWSHSLLEVDLAWSTATSSLDAAVTALAERGLESKLRTVNLCGSSVSLEPVKAVLRNCPNLHSINLQSCRALPRGIKRLYTGEAVQELKQSLQNRPKNDVSESENEQSPAHLIAAAE from the exons ATGTCTGGCGCCAATTGTTTCAACGACATGCCGACAGAGATCTTCGCAGCGAGTAACGAAAATGACGAGTCCAGAGGCGATTTGATGGAAGCCAACGGAGATGTTTACGATCACTTGCCCAATAACAATGTGTGTCCGATGAAGAATTATTCGGAGGCCTCGTTCGGCGGTGACGTCATGTCTCTGCAGTCGCAGGACCTCGGGAGAGATGTCCAACAGGACCAATTCATGG ACGGAGTTCCGTCCGCGGAGCCGCAAGCCTCGCGGGACCAGTCGAGCGACTCGAAATCGGACGACACCGCGTCGAACCCGATCGTCGATTACCAAAACGGCAACATAAAGAAACTGAACAACAAAGTGTCGAAGGGTTCGAAGAAGAAGATCGGGACGGGAGTGGGACGGGGCAGGCCCCGCAAAGCTCTCGTCGCGATGTACCACAGCCAGATAAGCGGCGACAAAAACACAATCAAGATACGAATCAAGAAGAGCAACTTCACCGCACAAGTCCAGCTGACGCCCAACAAGAAGAAAAGCGGCAGGCGGAAAAAACCGAAAGTGACGTCGGACACAGACGTGTCCGACTACGAATACAACAACGCGAAGAAGAGCAGAGCGAGCAGCGACAATGACGTAACCAGTACTCAGGAAAATGAACCACAGGAGCAGAGCGGCTGGGGCCAGTACATGCCTGAGCCCGTCTTGTACAAAATCTTTCAGATTTTGTGCACCCAAGACGGCTGTTTACCGAATCTAGTGAG ATTGTGCAGAGTGTGCAAGTTGTGGCGGAACGTGGCTTTGACGCCGTCGCTGTGGAATAAGGTCGACTTGAATTATGTGAAGGAGCCCTTCAGGACAGACCTGCAGCTGCATTGGCTCATCTACAATCGATTGTCCTGCTGTCAGGATTTAAATTTGG GTGAATGGAAGGTTCGTGACATACAGATCGCGATGGAGGCTCTCTGCCAGCACTGCCCCAATCTGCAAGGTCTCAATCTGAGCGGTTGGAAAGGTCTCAACGCCGACAACTTGAAATATTTGACCACCGAATGCAAGAAATTGGAAAGATTAGATTTGTCGTCAATTAAC TCTACGTCTGCAATTAATTCGCAACCGTTGGTGGCGATGGGCCAGACCATGAACAGTCGCTTGACTCACTTGGTTCTCGCCCACAACAAAATGGCGGGCTTCACCCAGATCATGGCGTCAATTGCT ACGAACTGTCCCAACCTCCAGCTCCTGGACATTTCGAATATTCGAACGTTTGCTCACAACAGCGCCCTCCTCCACGTCGAGAAAGTCCAGATCGGCTGTCCCAAACTGCGAGTGTTGCGCATCACCAACAGCCAGATATGGTTGGCGCCGGCGAGTTTAACCGACCAG GTGGCCTCACCCGGTTTTCCCCTTCTCGAAGAATTGTCCCTCGCCGGTCTGGAAGAGGATCAAACGACGACTTCCAGGTCCGTGGACGACGACGGGATAGAAAGAATCCTGAAAAATAGTACAAAACTTCGTTTGTTAGATGTCAGAGGGTGCATTCGCCTCACCGATTCCGGATTGGTCAAAGTGCCGGCCTGGGATCTGGAACATCTCTTTCTGAGTG CCTGTTACATAACGCGAACCCAGAATTCCGGATTGGAGTTGATCCTGCAGAAATGGAGTCACAGCCTTTTGGAAGTGGATCTGGCGTGGTCGACGGCCACGTCGTCTTTGGACGCGGCCGTCACTGCGTTGGCCGAGAGGGGGCTCGAATCGAAGCTGAG GACCGTGAACTTGTGCGGGTCTTCGGTGAGTTTGGAGCCCGTCAAGGCCGTGCTGCGGAACTGCCCCAACCTGCATTCCATAAACCTGCAATCGTGTCGGGCGCTGCCCAGGGGCATAAAGAGGTTGTACACAGGTGAAGCTGTCCAAGAACTCAAACAGAGTTTGCAAAACAGGCCAAAGAACGACGTCAGCGAGTCGGAAAATGAACAGTCACCAGCTCACCTGATCGCAGCCGCCGAATAA
- the LOC138136970 gene encoding F-box/LRR-repeat protein 6-like isoform X1 yields the protein MSGANCFNDMPTEIFAASNENDESRGDLMEANGDVYDHLPNNNVCPMKNYSEASFGGDVMSLQSQDLGRDVQQDQFMAFADGVPSAEPQASRDQSSDSKSDDTASNPIVDYQNGNIKKLNNKVSKGSKKKIGTGVGRGRPRKALVAMYHSQISGDKNTIKIRIKKSNFTAQVQLTPNKKKSGRRKKPKVTSDTDVSDYEYNNAKKSRASSDNDVTSTQENEPQEQSGWGQYMPEPVLYKIFQILCTQDGCLPNLVRLCRVCKLWRNVALTPSLWNKVDLNYVKEPFRTDLQLHWLIYNRLSCCQDLNLGEWKVRDIQIAMEALCQHCPNLQGLNLSGWKGLNADNLKYLTTECKKLERLDLSSINSTSAINSQPLVAMGQTMNSRLTHLVLAHNKMAGFTQIMASIATNCPNLQLLDISNIRTFAHNSALLHVEKVQIGCPKLRVLRITNSQIWLAPASLTDQVASPGFPLLEELSLAGLEEDQTTTSRSVDDDGIERILKNSTKLRLLDVRGCIRLTDSGLVKVPAWDLEHLFLSACYITRTQNSGLELILQKWSHSLLEVDLAWSTATSSLDAAVTALAERGLESKLRTVNLCGSSVSLEPVKAVLRNCPNLHSINLQSCRALPRGIKRLYTGEAVQELKQSLQNRPKNDVSESENEQSPAHLIAAAE from the exons ATGTCTGGCGCCAATTGTTTCAACGACATGCCGACAGAGATCTTCGCAGCGAGTAACGAAAATGACGAGTCCAGAGGCGATTTGATGGAAGCCAACGGAGATGTTTACGATCACTTGCCCAATAACAATGTGTGTCCGATGAAGAATTATTCGGAGGCCTCGTTCGGCGGTGACGTCATGTCTCTGCAGTCGCAGGACCTCGGGAGAGATGTCCAACAGGACCAATTCATGG CCTTTGCAGACGGAGTTCCGTCCGCGGAGCCGCAAGCCTCGCGGGACCAGTCGAGCGACTCGAAATCGGACGACACCGCGTCGAACCCGATCGTCGATTACCAAAACGGCAACATAAAGAAACTGAACAACAAAGTGTCGAAGGGTTCGAAGAAGAAGATCGGGACGGGAGTGGGACGGGGCAGGCCCCGCAAAGCTCTCGTCGCGATGTACCACAGCCAGATAAGCGGCGACAAAAACACAATCAAGATACGAATCAAGAAGAGCAACTTCACCGCACAAGTCCAGCTGACGCCCAACAAGAAGAAAAGCGGCAGGCGGAAAAAACCGAAAGTGACGTCGGACACAGACGTGTCCGACTACGAATACAACAACGCGAAGAAGAGCAGAGCGAGCAGCGACAATGACGTAACCAGTACTCAGGAAAATGAACCACAGGAGCAGAGCGGCTGGGGCCAGTACATGCCTGAGCCCGTCTTGTACAAAATCTTTCAGATTTTGTGCACCCAAGACGGCTGTTTACCGAATCTAGTGAG ATTGTGCAGAGTGTGCAAGTTGTGGCGGAACGTGGCTTTGACGCCGTCGCTGTGGAATAAGGTCGACTTGAATTATGTGAAGGAGCCCTTCAGGACAGACCTGCAGCTGCATTGGCTCATCTACAATCGATTGTCCTGCTGTCAGGATTTAAATTTGG GTGAATGGAAGGTTCGTGACATACAGATCGCGATGGAGGCTCTCTGCCAGCACTGCCCCAATCTGCAAGGTCTCAATCTGAGCGGTTGGAAAGGTCTCAACGCCGACAACTTGAAATATTTGACCACCGAATGCAAGAAATTGGAAAGATTAGATTTGTCGTCAATTAAC TCTACGTCTGCAATTAATTCGCAACCGTTGGTGGCGATGGGCCAGACCATGAACAGTCGCTTGACTCACTTGGTTCTCGCCCACAACAAAATGGCGGGCTTCACCCAGATCATGGCGTCAATTGCT ACGAACTGTCCCAACCTCCAGCTCCTGGACATTTCGAATATTCGAACGTTTGCTCACAACAGCGCCCTCCTCCACGTCGAGAAAGTCCAGATCGGCTGTCCCAAACTGCGAGTGTTGCGCATCACCAACAGCCAGATATGGTTGGCGCCGGCGAGTTTAACCGACCAG GTGGCCTCACCCGGTTTTCCCCTTCTCGAAGAATTGTCCCTCGCCGGTCTGGAAGAGGATCAAACGACGACTTCCAGGTCCGTGGACGACGACGGGATAGAAAGAATCCTGAAAAATAGTACAAAACTTCGTTTGTTAGATGTCAGAGGGTGCATTCGCCTCACCGATTCCGGATTGGTCAAAGTGCCGGCCTGGGATCTGGAACATCTCTTTCTGAGTG CCTGTTACATAACGCGAACCCAGAATTCCGGATTGGAGTTGATCCTGCAGAAATGGAGTCACAGCCTTTTGGAAGTGGATCTGGCGTGGTCGACGGCCACGTCGTCTTTGGACGCGGCCGTCACTGCGTTGGCCGAGAGGGGGCTCGAATCGAAGCTGAG GACCGTGAACTTGTGCGGGTCTTCGGTGAGTTTGGAGCCCGTCAAGGCCGTGCTGCGGAACTGCCCCAACCTGCATTCCATAAACCTGCAATCGTGTCGGGCGCTGCCCAGGGGCATAAAGAGGTTGTACACAGGTGAAGCTGTCCAAGAACTCAAACAGAGTTTGCAAAACAGGCCAAAGAACGACGTCAGCGAGTCGGAAAATGAACAGTCACCAGCTCACCTGATCGCAGCCGCCGAATAA
- the Vav gene encoding protein vav, which produces MAAALYNDKDTTDELWKECARWLTRWGMLREDHRANLPEACIADLANILRDGVLLCKLLNKVDPGCIDMKDVNLKPTMAQFLCLHNIELFLRTCLISFSLKEHDLFDPLVLFELTNFHKVLCTLSKLSLSSKAQEGNILGFTAHKVKTKEEEVIYQSLKSVELPSSARGMNDPIYDVASEEIYQDLCVLRTPHEIQPTSEKRDFVIKELLDTEKNYVEVLAKLKRNFMKPLCSQMKPQDHETVFYKINELHDIHSSFYHELKKFRDPTVKLSLTFMKWRERFLVYGGYCANLTRSTNLLQELCDTDEGFNTIVVAYEKEDNNGRFKLRDVLSVPMQRILKYHLLLDKLIEHTDPNHEEYNDLRRAREAMLDVAGFINEAARDSEHLAVINNLQENIVEWYPTDQRLANYGRLIKDGELKIKAHDDQRIKSRYVFIFDKCVLICKQLKGQQFAYRHIINISEYHVDETHNRAVLSREARFSYSFHLVKNDNVMAYTIFVRTIELKQQLIKAINDALDNIHPQSIKRTNHCFELQTFDDPVQCLHCSKYLRGLIYQGYRCNVCNIAVHKQCIAQSGRCGIHNHHHSTSSSSVESVVNGADAGLKDKLWFVGEMDRIKAQNELERRENGTFLVRIRPQSDEKDKYALTLKTNNAVKHMKICNTDEQERKYYLSLSKFFSNIEELVLNYQINSLRENFERLEENTKLLWPYRQLLATVVRNFEPTDHCHLQLKEGQTVYVIGKEGYREGWWKGRNEHFESGFFPSNYVKVEGEARFNSSNSTSLHFTQ; this is translated from the exons ATGGCTGCAGCCCTGTACAATGATAAAGACACCACCGACGAGTTGTGGAAGGAATGTGCAAGATGGTTGACACGTTGGGGCATGTTGCGGGAGGACCACCGCGCCAATTTGCCCGAGGCTTGCATCGCCGACCTTGCCAACATACTAAGGGATGGGGTGCTGCTCTGTAAATTGCTCAATAAGGTAGATCCAGGATGTATTGACATGAAGGATGTAAATCTCAAGCCAACAATGGCTCAA TTCTTGTGTTTACACAACATTGAACTCTTTTTAAGGACTTGTCTGATTTCTTTCAGTCTGAAAGAGCATGATTTATTTGACCCTTTGGTGCTTTTTGAATTAACTAATTTCCATAAAGTATTATGCACTCTGTCTAAGCTGTCTTTAAGCTCCAAGGCCCAAGAAGGAAACATATT GGGTTTTACTGCTCACAAAGTCAAAACCAAGGAAGAGGAAGTTATTTATCAAAGCCTCAAATCTGT CGAACTACCTTCCAGCGCTCGAGGAATGAACGATCCCATTTACGATGTAGCGAGCGAAGAGATCTATCAAGATTTGTGCGTCCTGCGAACTCCCCACGAG ATCCAGCCGACGTCGGAGAAACGCGATTTCGTAATCAAGGAGCTGCTGGACACGGAGAAGAATTACGTGGAGGTCCTGGCCAAGCTCAAGAGGAACTTCATGAAGCCGCTCTGCAGTCAGATGAAACCCCAAGACCACGAGACGGTCTTCTACAAAATCAAT GAGTTGCACGACATCCACTCGTCGTTCTACCACGAGCTGAAGAAGTTTCGAGATCCCACGGTCAAGCTCAGTTTGACGTTTATGAAGTGGAGGGAGAGGTTCCTGGTGTACGGGGGGTACTGCGCAAATCTGACTCGCTCCACGAATCTCTTGCAAGAACTGTGCGACACCGACGAGGGTTTTAACACGATCGTAGTG GCGTACGAAAAGGAGGACAACAACGGGAGGTTCAAGCTGAGGGACGTGCTGTCGGTGCCCATGCAAAGGATCCTCAAGTACCATCTGCTCTTGGACAAGCTGATCGAACATACAGATCCC aatcACGAGGAGTACAATGATTTGAGGCGAGCTCGAGAGGCCATGCTGGATGTGGCAGGGTTCATAAACGAGGCCGCCAGAGACAGCGAGCACCTGGCAGTGATCAACAACCTGCAGGAGAACATCGTCGAGTGGTACCCCACAGATCAAAGACTGGCAAACTACGGGAGACTGATCAAAGACGGCGAACTGAAAATCAAAGCTCACGACGATCAAAGAATTAAAAGCCGTTACGTGTTCATTTTTGACAAGTGCGTGCTGATTTGTAAACAACTGAAG GGTCAGCAGTTCGCCTACCGCCACATAATCAACATAAGCGAGTACCACGTGGACGAGACCCACAACAGGGCGGTGCTGAGCCGGGAAGCCCGCTTCAGCTACAGCTTCCACCTGGTGAAGAACGACAACGTGATGGCCTACACAATATTCGTGAGGACGATAGAACTGAAGCAGCAGCTAATCAAGGCGATCAACGACGCTCT GGACAACATCCACCCCCAGTCGATCAAACGGACGAATCACTGCTTCGAGTTGCAGACGTTCGACGATCCGGTCCAGTGTTTGCACTGCTCCAAGTACCTCCGCGGCTTGATCTACCAGGGCTACAGGTGCAACGTCTGCAACATAGCCGTCCACAAGCAGTGCATCGCGCAGTCGGGCCGGTGCGGCATCCACAATCACCACCATTCGACGTCGAGCTCGTCCGTCGAGTCGGTGGTGAACGGCGCCGACGCCGGACTCAAGGACAAGTTGTGGTTCGTCGGAGAGATGGACAGGATCAAGGCACAGAACGAGCTGGAGAGGAGGGAGAACGGCACGTTTCTAGTCAGGATAAGGCCGCAAAGCGACGAGAAGGACAAGTACGCCCTGACGCTCAA GACGAACAATGCGGTAAAACACATGAAAATATGCAACACGGACGAGCAAGAACGCAAATATTACCTGTCCTTGTCCAAGTTTTTTAGTAACATCGAAGAATTAGTGCTCAATTATCAGATAAACAGTTTAAGAGAGAATTTCGAGAG ACTGGAAGAAAACACAAAATTGCTGTGGCCTTACCGGCAACTCCTGGCGACGGTCGTACGAAACTTCGAACCCACCGACCACTGCCACTTGCAACTGAAGGAGGGTCAGACGGTCTACGTCATAGGTAAAGAGGGCTACCGGGAGGGGTGGTGGAAGGGCCGAAACGAACACTTCGAGAGCGGATTTTTCCCCAGCAACTACGTCAAGGTGGAAGGGGAAGCCAGGTTTAACAGTTCGAATTCAACTAGTCTTCATTTCACGCAATAA